In one Trichlorobacter lovleyi SZ genomic region, the following are encoded:
- a CDS encoding DMT family transporter, whose protein sequence is MGKQGIHTALLSAILFGISPVACKAMTGEMPPALLAGLLYLGSGLGLAGVVLRQRTPVFTALHSLSGRQWLHLGGAIVSGGVLAPLFLAYGIRFGSATEVSLLLNFEAVATTLLAWLVFHEYVGMRVWAGKLLIVGASVLIVLSGSGGTTLSLPGLAVLAACCLWGIDNNLTRELESLPATLLACLKGLSAGLFNILLARLLSSESGSALQVTAALGIGALSYGVSLVLFIHALREIGAARTSTWFATGPFIGTLLSVLLLGERPPEAYWLAALIMLSGILFLYGERHRHPHTHNPLEHNHQHTHDKHHRHAHDERDISGPHEHHHCHEPLTHTHVHWPDIHHRHSH, encoded by the coding sequence ATGGGTAAACAGGGCATCCATACCGCATTGCTCTCGGCAATTCTATTCGGCATATCACCGGTGGCCTGCAAGGCAATGACGGGGGAAATGCCGCCCGCGCTGCTGGCCGGTCTGCTTTATCTGGGTTCAGGCCTGGGACTGGCCGGCGTAGTGCTCCGGCAAAGAACACCTGTCTTCACGGCACTACACTCCCTGTCCGGCCGCCAGTGGCTGCACCTTGGCGGCGCTATTGTCTCCGGGGGAGTGCTGGCTCCTCTCTTTCTGGCGTACGGCATTCGTTTCGGTTCAGCAACAGAGGTGTCGTTGCTGCTTAATTTCGAGGCGGTGGCAACAACGCTGTTGGCCTGGCTGGTGTTCCATGAATATGTCGGCATGCGGGTCTGGGCGGGCAAGTTACTGATCGTCGGAGCCTCTGTTCTGATTGTACTGAGCGGCAGTGGCGGGACAACGCTTTCCCTCCCCGGCCTTGCGGTGCTGGCAGCCTGCTGCCTGTGGGGAATTGACAACAATCTGACCCGCGAGTTGGAGTCCTTGCCAGCCACACTGCTTGCCTGCCTGAAAGGTCTGAGCGCCGGGCTGTTCAACATCCTGCTTGCCCGTCTGCTCTCCAGTGAGTCAGGCTCTGCACTGCAGGTGACAGCGGCTTTGGGTATCGGGGCCCTCAGCTACGGCGTAAGCCTGGTGCTGTTCATTCATGCGCTGCGCGAGATCGGAGCGGCCCGCACCAGCACCTGGTTTGCCACCGGACCGTTCATCGGCACCCTGCTTTCGGTTCTCCTGCTGGGCGAGCGTCCCCCTGAAGCATACTGGTTGGCAGCGCTGATCATGCTTTCAGGGATCCTGTTCCTCTACGGTGAAAGGCACCGTCATCCCCACACCCATAATCCTCTGGAGCACAACCACCAACACACCCATGACAAGCATCACCGGCATGCCCATGATGAGCGGGATATCAGCGGGCCCCATGAGCATCACCACTGCCACGAACCGCTGACCCACACCCACGTGCACTGGCCGGATATTCATCACCGTCACAGCCATTGA
- a CDS encoding ABC transporter ATP-binding protein, translating into MITAHHITKEYPSGEGAVAALRGVDLTVETGEFVCIMGQSGSGKSTLLTILGGMCHPGSGSVEVDGTAIYRLDDNGLADFRARHFGFIFQSFHLVPYLTAQENVMLPLAPLAMAAAEKRRLANDALARMGLAGCTGRLPGRLSGGEQERVAIARAVVNRPAILFADEPTGNLDSATSDQVMGLFTELHQAGQTIVMVTHNPDNGHYAQRTIRLKDGLLL; encoded by the coding sequence ATGATAACCGCACACCATATAACCAAAGAGTATCCCTCCGGCGAAGGCGCCGTAGCAGCACTCCGGGGGGTCGATCTGACAGTGGAGACCGGCGAGTTTGTCTGTATCATGGGGCAGTCCGGCTCCGGCAAGAGCACCCTGCTGACCATTCTGGGGGGGATGTGCCACCCCGGCAGCGGCAGCGTCGAAGTGGACGGCACGGCCATCTACAGGCTTGATGACAACGGCCTGGCAGATTTTCGCGCAAGGCATTTCGGTTTTATCTTCCAGTCCTTTCATCTGGTGCCCTACCTGACAGCACAGGAAAACGTCATGCTGCCGCTGGCCCCGCTGGCCATGGCCGCTGCGGAAAAACGGCGTCTGGCAAATGACGCTCTGGCACGGATGGGGCTGGCCGGCTGCACCGGGCGCCTGCCCGGCCGGCTGTCCGGTGGGGAACAGGAACGGGTTGCAATCGCGCGGGCCGTGGTCAACCGTCCGGCAATCCTGTTTGCCGATGAGCCGACCGGCAATTTGGACAGTGCCACCAGCGACCAGGTCATGGGGCTTTTTACAGAGCTGCACCAGGCGGGCCAGACCATCGTGATGGTCACCCACAACCCGGATAACGGCCACTACGCTCAGCGGACGATCCGCCTGAAGGATGGGCTGCTGCTCTGA
- a CDS encoding fused MFS/spermidine synthase: MTRQFRLLLLSLLFLSGFTGLCYEICWIRAAGRIFGATAFAVSSVVALFFAGMALGAHYFGNCVQRWKQPLRVYALLEIGIGTGAMLSLPLLTLLEQPYQLLYQAGFQNDSTLALTRLLLIGLIIIPPTFLMGGTLPLFTQFYDTAGKELGFLYALNSLGAAAGCLLCGFILLPMLGISSTLLLIGLMAQGTGLLLLYLLKYDPHSVAIPAAVTAFPDRSFNSTGQALLYPVIFGTGFCALSYEIIWTRFLSLITHNTVYTYTISLLVTLLGISAGSILARLHRPALRHPTALAAAYILNSLFVLLSLLLPTAAWDWAGSSESPVMVLLICLALMFIPALCSGLTFPLLFDLIRQARYSSGKRVGRLLAVNTAGCVAGSLLTGFILLPLLGMHATLLVTTGLCLLLGILVMLFFERGRPWRVRGLIACVSLAAWLCLISTTTVHLPQSYLAKGKKLVDYVEGKNSFISVVQKNGDLTMELDRLWQGKKGTGHQIMAAHLPMLLHPAAQEILVVGIGAGQAPSRFLYYDITRLDCVDIESSLPQVLKKHFQGSWLNDPRVSFIAEDGRTVARYGKRRYDLISVEVGQIFRPQASAFYTLEFYRNAREKLAQDGIIAQFLPVGFFNQDQLKSVIRTFLAVFPHSTLWYNQHAELLLIGSPDRDLAIRAEGVRVLKQNSRVRAELFFGYPGTEEHFLNLPEVLAASFLMGPKTLANISTDAPLLSNDRPVLEYGTARTTYAPQRFKKLFTEQYDSPRSIIKFTDPEAILPKSTRIQEYYLTNGFN; encoded by the coding sequence ATGACACGACAGTTCCGCTTACTCCTGCTGAGCCTCTTGTTCCTCTCCGGGTTCACCGGACTTTGCTACGAAATCTGCTGGATCAGGGCAGCCGGCAGGATATTCGGAGCCACAGCCTTTGCCGTCAGTTCCGTGGTTGCGCTGTTCTTTGCCGGAATGGCGCTGGGTGCGCACTATTTCGGCAACTGTGTGCAACGGTGGAAACAACCGTTACGGGTCTACGCACTGCTTGAGATCGGCATCGGCACCGGAGCCATGCTCAGCTTGCCCCTGCTGACCCTGCTTGAACAGCCGTACCAGCTGCTCTACCAAGCCGGTTTTCAGAACGATAGCACCCTGGCACTGACTCGTCTGCTGCTGATCGGTCTGATCATCATTCCGCCGACCTTTCTAATGGGGGGAACACTACCGCTCTTTACCCAGTTTTACGATACAGCAGGCAAGGAGCTGGGATTTCTCTATGCCCTGAACAGCCTCGGTGCAGCAGCCGGTTGCCTGCTCTGCGGCTTTATCTTGCTGCCGATGCTCGGCATCAGCAGCACGCTGCTGCTGATCGGCCTGATGGCCCAGGGGACGGGGCTGCTTCTGCTGTACCTGCTGAAATATGATCCGCATTCCGTAGCTATCCCTGCAGCAGTTACAGCCTTTCCTGACCGGAGCTTTAATTCAACCGGACAGGCGCTGCTGTATCCCGTTATCTTCGGCACCGGCTTCTGTGCACTTTCTTACGAGATCATCTGGACCCGCTTTCTGTCGCTGATCACCCACAACACGGTCTATACCTATACCATCAGTCTGCTGGTAACCCTGCTGGGGATAAGTGCAGGCAGCATACTGGCCCGCCTGCACCGGCCCGCCCTGCGCCACCCGACTGCATTGGCTGCGGCCTACATCCTGAACTCGCTGTTTGTTCTGCTATCGCTACTACTGCCGACAGCGGCCTGGGACTGGGCCGGATCAAGCGAATCACCGGTGATGGTACTGCTGATCTGTCTGGCGCTGATGTTTATTCCGGCGCTCTGCTCCGGTCTCACCTTTCCTTTGCTGTTTGATCTGATCAGGCAGGCACGTTACAGCAGCGGCAAACGTGTGGGGAGGCTGCTTGCTGTCAACACAGCGGGCTGTGTTGCCGGTTCGCTGTTGACCGGCTTTATCCTGCTGCCGTTGCTGGGCATGCACGCCACCCTGCTGGTTACCACCGGCCTGTGTCTGCTGTTGGGAATTCTAGTCATGCTCTTTTTTGAGCGGGGCAGACCCTGGCGGGTCAGGGGGCTGATTGCGTGCGTCAGCCTGGCGGCGTGGCTGTGCCTGATCAGCACAACAACCGTACATCTGCCGCAGAGTTATCTGGCCAAGGGGAAAAAGCTGGTCGATTACGTGGAGGGCAAGAACAGTTTTATCTCTGTGGTTCAAAAAAACGGCGATCTGACCATGGAGTTGGATCGTCTGTGGCAGGGCAAGAAAGGCACCGGGCACCAGATCATGGCGGCCCACCTTCCGATGCTGCTCCACCCGGCTGCACAGGAGATCCTGGTGGTTGGGATCGGCGCCGGACAGGCGCCAAGCAGGTTCCTCTACTACGACATCACCCGCCTGGATTGCGTGGATATTGAAAGCAGCCTTCCGCAGGTGCTCAAGAAGCATTTTCAGGGAAGCTGGCTCAACGATCCACGGGTCTCATTCATTGCCGAAGACGGTCGCACCGTGGCACGGTACGGCAAGCGGCGGTATGACCTGATCTCGGTTGAGGTGGGGCAGATCTTCAGGCCGCAGGCATCGGCCTTCTATACCCTTGAATTTTATCGCAACGCCAGGGAAAAACTGGCTCAGGACGGCATCATCGCCCAATTTCTGCCGGTCGGCTTCTTCAACCAAGACCAGCTCAAGTCGGTGATCAGAACCTTTCTGGCAGTGTTCCCCCACAGCACCCTCTGGTACAATCAACATGCCGAACTGTTGCTGATCGGTTCCCCCGACAGAGATTTAGCGATTCGGGCGGAAGGGGTCAGGGTATTGAAGCAGAACAGCAGGGTACGTGCCGAACTGTTCTTCGGCTACCCCGGCACCGAGGAGCATTTTTTGAATCTGCCGGAAGTGCTGGCTGCAAGCTTCCTGATGGGGCCGAAAACTCTGGCAAATATCTCGACAGACGCCCCTCTTCTAAGCAACGACAGGCCAGTGCTTGAATACGGAACCGCACGGACAACCTATGCGCCACAACGTTTCAAAAAACTCTTTACCGAGCAGTATGACTCACCACGCAGTATCATCAAGTTTACCGATCCCGAGGCAATACTGCCGAAAAGCACCAGAATCCAGGAATACTACCTAACTAACGGGTTTAACTGA
- a CDS encoding DUF2318 domain-containing protein has product MKKLLILTILALVGMLAACSSGSHKSVQADGSVVKIPLTDLQPMQASFYRINLDGKEIRFFAVKGSDGRIRTALDACDVCYKERKGYQQQGDLMLCRNCNLTFPIDRIGPSSVGGCNPHFLPSQVTGDQLLLPVAELQQGARFFP; this is encoded by the coding sequence ATGAAAAAACTGTTAATTCTGACTATCCTGGCCCTGGTCGGCATGCTGGCAGCCTGCAGCAGCGGTTCGCACAAGTCTGTGCAGGCAGACGGCAGCGTAGTAAAGATCCCGCTGACAGACCTGCAACCGATGCAAGCCTCCTTTTACCGGATTAATCTGGACGGCAAAGAGATCCGCTTCTTTGCGGTCAAAGGGAGTGATGGCCGGATCAGGACCGCGCTGGATGCCTGCGATGTCTGCTACAAGGAGCGCAAAGGCTATCAGCAGCAGGGGGATCTGATGCTCTGCCGCAACTGCAATCTGACCTTCCCGATTGACCGGATCGGCCCATCTTCAGTGGGAGGCTGCAACCCCCACTTCCTGCCGTCACAGGTGACAGGTGATCAGCTGCTGCTGCCGGTGGCTGAACTGCAACAGGGGGCACGGTTCTTCCCATGA
- a CDS encoding TolC family protein: MSRTLRAQGALSLLTVIFVMALSSTAWAVESTLSLSHVIALSMQHNAELRALREELGVRDAGVTRAGLLPNPTLDLEAGTGALTGSKNENSLALGLSQEIPLVGKRGKRLSVAEQERDLYRWQLLDKERRLREEVKTAFYDALLAKERVALADRSIALNRQLLDVTKERLSAGDIPELEMNLVKVELARSEGARIESAKTMLQNQARLWTLMGLASGSRPEITGTLDIGTLVAGTLADLQQRANANRPDLRALKAEKKRGEADITLAQAEKIPNLTAGLVLRRDTTSMEIAGQEGKDTAYTVGIRLSIPIPLFDRNRAGVQEATARKNSTESRLNGTFMAVEREVATAYATFEHAVSVLSLYRIDIIPQLEENLKLTQEAYRLGETGIIAVIQEQKKFFEVSEGHLTALRDRQVALVRLESATATELTGGEK; the protein is encoded by the coding sequence TTGAGCAGAACACTACGCGCACAGGGAGCATTATCCCTGTTGACAGTCATTTTCGTCATGGCCCTGTCCAGCACGGCCTGGGCGGTAGAGTCAACACTCTCGTTGTCCCATGTCATTGCACTTTCGATGCAGCACAATGCCGAGCTGCGGGCGTTGCGCGAGGAGCTGGGTGTCCGCGACGCCGGTGTGACCAGAGCCGGTCTGCTGCCGAATCCAACCCTTGACCTTGAAGCCGGCACCGGCGCACTGACCGGCAGCAAAAATGAAAACAGCCTGGCACTTGGCCTGTCACAAGAGATCCCGCTTGTCGGCAAGCGCGGAAAACGCCTTTCAGTTGCCGAACAGGAACGGGATCTCTACCGCTGGCAGTTGCTGGATAAGGAGCGTCGGTTACGAGAAGAGGTGAAGACCGCCTTCTATGATGCCCTGCTGGCAAAAGAGCGCGTTGCGCTGGCTGACCGTTCCATTGCGCTCAACCGGCAACTCCTTGACGTAACCAAAGAACGCCTGTCCGCCGGAGACATCCCGGAACTGGAGATGAATCTCGTCAAGGTTGAACTGGCGCGGAGTGAAGGGGCCAGGATCGAAAGTGCGAAAACGATGCTCCAAAATCAGGCGCGACTCTGGACGCTGATGGGACTTGCCAGCGGCAGTCGGCCAGAAATCACCGGCACGCTGGACATCGGCACGCTGGTGGCGGGGACTCTGGCAGACCTGCAACAGCGTGCCAATGCCAACCGTCCTGACCTCAGGGCGCTTAAAGCGGAAAAAAAGCGGGGAGAGGCTGATATTACGCTTGCCCAAGCCGAAAAGATTCCCAACCTGACAGCAGGTCTGGTGCTGCGGCGTGACACGACCTCCATGGAAATCGCAGGCCAAGAAGGCAAGGATACCGCCTATACCGTTGGGATACGGCTCTCGATACCGATTCCGCTCTTTGACAGAAACCGGGCAGGCGTTCAAGAGGCAACTGCCAGGAAGAACAGCACTGAAAGCCGCTTAAACGGTACTTTCATGGCTGTGGAACGTGAAGTTGCTACCGCATATGCAACGTTTGAGCATGCCGTATCGGTGCTTTCTCTCTACAGAATCGACATAATCCCGCAACTTGAGGAAAACCTGAAGCTGACCCAGGAAGCTTACCGTCTGGGCGAAACCGGCATCATTGCAGTTATCCAGGAACAGAAAAAATTCTTTGAAGTGAGTGAAGGCCACCTGACGGCCCTGCGCGACCGGCAGGTAGCGTTGGTGAGGCTTGAGTCAGCCACTGCAACAGAACTCACCGGAGGTGAAAAGTGA
- a CDS encoding ABC transporter permease: MRPYQIALKNLIRRPARMFFLTVALAVGLAAVVALVTLSNSMTADIEHTMDQFGANILITPKSNDLALSYGGISLGRVSFDQRELDPSVLERIRTIKNHQNIAAVAPKVLGTVTVQGRELLLVGVDFAAELRMKPWWRLTGAEPSAADDALLGNSAARVLGVKPGDRLTVGGRSFKVAALLQETGSQDDGLLFVPLAAAQAITGKQGKITLIEVAALCSGCPIGEMVEQIAGVLPDARVSAIKQVVEGRLQTIGQLKRFSLGMGGVIALIGLLVVFITMMGNVNERKVEIGIFRAIGYRTGHVMGIILLEAGLVGLVAGLTGYLLGVGAAAVTLPLLAQSGHPHLLLQWQVALAAIAAVGLVSLLAAVYPARRAGRMDPADALRSL, from the coding sequence ATGAGACCCTATCAGATCGCCTTAAAAAACCTGATCCGCCGGCCTGCCCGGATGTTCTTCCTGACCGTGGCGCTGGCAGTGGGGCTGGCTGCAGTGGTGGCGCTGGTCACCCTCTCAAACTCCATGACTGCTGATATTGAACACACCATGGACCAGTTCGGGGCCAATATCCTGATCACCCCCAAGAGTAATGATCTGGCCCTCTCCTACGGCGGCATCAGCCTGGGACGTGTCTCCTTTGACCAGCGAGAGCTTGACCCATCGGTGCTGGAGCGGATCCGCACCATCAAGAACCACCAGAACATCGCCGCCGTTGCCCCCAAGGTGCTGGGAACGGTGACTGTGCAGGGCAGGGAGCTGCTACTGGTGGGGGTGGATTTTGCGGCTGAACTGCGGATGAAACCCTGGTGGCGGTTAACCGGTGCAGAGCCGTCGGCTGCTGATGATGCCCTGCTGGGTAATAGCGCTGCACGGGTGTTGGGGGTAAAGCCGGGTGACCGGCTCACAGTAGGGGGCAGATCGTTTAAGGTAGCTGCACTTTTGCAGGAGACCGGCTCTCAGGATGATGGCCTGCTGTTTGTACCGTTGGCAGCAGCCCAGGCCATAACCGGCAAACAGGGCAAGATCACGCTGATCGAAGTGGCGGCACTCTGCTCCGGCTGTCCGATTGGTGAGATGGTGGAGCAGATTGCCGGGGTGCTGCCGGACGCCAGGGTCAGCGCCATCAAACAGGTGGTGGAGGGGCGTCTGCAGACCATCGGCCAGCTCAAGCGGTTCTCGCTGGGGATGGGTGGGGTGATCGCCCTGATCGGTCTTCTGGTAGTCTTCATCACCATGATGGGCAATGTCAACGAGCGTAAGGTAGAAATCGGCATCTTCCGGGCCATCGGCTACCGCACCGGTCATGTGATGGGGATTATCCTGCTTGAGGCCGGGCTGGTGGGGCTGGTGGCAGGCCTGACAGGCTACCTGCTGGGGGTCGGAGCCGCCGCCGTGACACTGCCACTGCTGGCGCAATCCGGTCACCCGCACCTGCTGCTGCAGTGGCAGGTGGCCCTTGCCGCCATTGCTGCCGTGGGGCTGGTCAGCCTGCTGGCAGCTGTCTACCCGGCCCGCCGGGCTGGCAGGATGGATCCGGCCGATGCACTTCGTAGTCTGTAG